The Vespula pensylvanica isolate Volc-1 chromosome 5, ASM1446617v1, whole genome shotgun sequence genome includes a window with the following:
- the LOC122629041 gene encoding coiled-coil domain-containing protein 174, with protein sequence MNVAKKINVNFSSLVGLKAELLRKQTEVKEAKAHIETTQTTKLKRKIKQVKNDHKNSTKELTDVEDINAHKKSKLVLEAKARLYTKLKKSKNSNENFLVDFTNKSDESEEEILKEDDYDDMFVDPDDSWVEYEDCFGRTRKCLAKDLPLMREKDELLKQEITKKHMQQNESNTEETQQIKEPEIDIMRRKWEEQTQKLADKADIHYQDILFDEARAHGVGYYAFSQDEEERAKQQENLTNLRKDTEQKQKHIKELKDLKEKMEQNRLKAARIRQRIRAGLPAEPEENLQDDPTNTTDISNDINTTNNISLVQENKISRDDPHKQDINIDNEKRKEEKIKVLEEVLENQRVWREMSQEEWVYKCRKERNLEFAPAYNDKILNSNFVKATQPNDTVVSDQVSNQTNSLIFSNIPSSNQNISMDNSSDSINVSKQMCSNSNDQQNDSLTEQFFDTNTNVPLITYPQMYYRGNDTAAKTLKYNSNPKNQPSQSINNVFNKTINEEKIAAGLRYLREKYEQSQNH encoded by the coding sequence ATGAACgtagcaaaaaaaataaacgttaattTTTCATCCTTGGTGGGTTTAAAAGCAGAACTTTTACGGAAACAAACGGAAGTAAAAGAAGCTAAGGCACATATCGAAACTACTCAAACCACAAAACTTAAACGTAAAATCAAGCAAGTGAAAAATGATCATAAAAATTCTACTAAAGAATTAACTGATGTAGAAGATATAAATGCTCACAAAAAATCTAAGCTAGTTTTAGAAGCTAAAGCTAGATTGTAtacaaagttaaaaaaatctaagaatagtaatgaaaattttctagttgattttacaaataaatcaGATGAATCTGAAGAAGAAATCCTAAAAGaagatgattatgatgatatGTTTGTGGATCCTGATGATAGCTGGGTTGAGTATGAAGATTGTTTTGGCCGTACCAGAAAATGTTTAGCTAAAGATCTACCACTAATGCGTGAAAaagatgaattattaaaacaagaaattacaaagaaaCATATGCAGCAGAATGAGTCTAATACCGAAGAGAcacaacaaataaaagaacCTGAAATAGATATTATGAGAAGAAAATGGGAGGAACAAACACAAAAACTAGCAGACAAAGCAGATATACATTatcaagatattttatttgatgaaGCTCGTGCACATGGTGTTGGATATTATGCTTTTTCacaagatgaagaagaaagagccAAACAACAAGAAAATTTAACTAACTTAAGAAAGGATacagaacaaaaacaaaaacatataaaagaaCTAAAAGATTTGAAAGAGAAGATGGAACAAAATAGATTAAAAGCAGCAAGAATTAGGCAAAGAATTAGAGCAGGTTTACCTGCTGAACCAGAAGAAAACTTACAAGATGATCCTACGAATACTACTGACATTTCCAATGATATAAATACTACaaacaatatttctttagtacaagaaaataaaatatctagaGATGATCCGCATAAACAAGATATTAACATAgataatgagaaaagaaaagaagaaaaaataaaagtattagaaGAGGTCCTAGAAAATCAAAGAGTTTGGCGAGAAATGTCTCAAGAGGAATGGgtatataaatgtagaaaagaaagaaatttagaaTTTGCACCTGCTtacaatgataaaattttaaactCAAATTTTGTAAAAGCTACACAACCTAATGATACTGTAGTATCTGATCAAGTCTCAAATCAAACtaattctttgatattttctaatattccaTCTAGCAATCAAAATATCTCAATGGATAACTCAAGTGATTCTATAAATGTGTCAAAGCAAATGTGTTCTAATAGCAATGATCAACAAAATGATTCATTGACAGAACAATTTTTTGACACAAATACAAATGTTCCTTTAATTACATATCCGCAAATGTATTATAGAGGAAATGATACTGCAGCaaaaactttaaaatataatagtaatccTAAGAATCAGCCTAGTCaaagtattaataatgtattcaataaaactataaatgaGGAAAAAATAGCAGCCGGTCTTAGATAtctgagagaaaaatatgaacaaaGTCAAAACCATTGA
- the LOC122629051 gene encoding non-structural maintenance of chromosomes element 1 homolog, which yields MYTESHKIFLQAIMQEGILHHEDSKELIITLFDNKQVKNIIYEINAKLQSLNMMIKTVTCEITGDTYWAITSTILQDISSFQIQFSKAKLELLRKIFSEIITATNGCVSSTICLNLCTSLDTKLSKIDATEFLDYIVDKKWLLLKNGQYYIGVRSIAELMPYFKATYDNSLHTCNLCKEVIFFGQRCTHCEAMMHIICLKKYAEVMHPLQCATCKSCIEVDVIGE from the exons atgtatactgaatctcataaaatatttttgcaagCTATCATGCAAGAGGGTATCTTACATCATGAGGATAGTAAAGAATTAATCATTACATTATttg ataataaacaagtaaaaaatataatttatgaaattaatgcAAAATTACAATCATTAAACATGATGATAAAAACTGTAACCTGTGAAATAACGGGTGATACATATTGGGCAATTACAAGTACAATTCTTCAAGATATAAGTAG ttTTCAGATACAGTTTTCTAAAGCTAAATTAGAactattaagaaaaatattttctgaaataatAACAGCAACTAATGGTTGTGTATCTAGTACAATATGTCTTAATTTATGTACATCTCTAGACACAAAATTGTCAAAAATTGATGCAACAGAGTTTTTGGATTATATTGTTGACAAAAAGTGGCTCTTACTAAAA aATGGTCAATATTATATTGGAGTACGCAGTATAGCCGAATTAATGCCTTATTTTAAAGCAACTTATGACAATTCTCTCCACACCTGCAATTTATGCAAGGAAGTCATCTTTTTT GGTCAAAGATGTACTCATTGTGAAGCTATGATgcatattatttgtttaaagaAATATGCAGAAGTTATGCATCCTCTACAATGCGCTACTTGTAAAAGTTGTATAGAAGTAGATGtcatag GTGAATAA
- the LOC122629040 gene encoding HIRA-interacting protein 3-like, whose protein sequence is MVESDHSNESKEVGDEMSPSEVPNESIKTTGKRQRTVSSEEEKLPTKKSRNSVDKELPASNGSTSNNTNDDTKEEMEQDTNSTNNQKSISSPTNKPHKKSNKGEQENKESSSPHRTNSTNETDDENMHNASDDSSEITETPKKSVANENTETSLKHKEDSDNESSKENINLNATVSSTKDTEVVDGLELSVECASDKEESSSESEKEDNHKPRTKTIIVKAKPNESELDVSSSEVEESNEQNLKDTLHTKKNLKQGKQKSLKTSSNAKKASGSEDSSDNNIQDEEYKPQNKKKIKKSSNKKNTKSLSDSKRGRGVGKVNSKKGQDKNLVNDSEDEDNNDDDKGNDIEKNDNKDIADRVTKSVDDNKDEQKHNSSTNETSNSESESNNDDPDQTKDGKKKKRSSNRPEDDKRIQSLKKYIRAAGITVKSYHELWGGCKTNAARVRRLKSLLEKHGVNGRPTLEKCKKVKEHNERLKEVSELDKSNIISEGRITRSRRGMDTNKNSLVSPETPSRYREARNTYKRIQTVIDSDSE, encoded by the exons atGGTTGAATCAGATCATAGCAATGAGAGTAAAGAGGTAGGGGATGAAATGTCTCCTTCAGAAGTACCTAATGAATCAATAAAAACAACAGGCAAAAGACAACGTACGGTATCgtctgaagaagaaaaattacctACTAAGAAGTCTCGTAATTCTGTAGACAAAGAGTTACCAGCTTCAAATGGATCAACATCAAATAATACCAATGATgatacaaaagaagaaatggaacaAGATACAAATTCAACAAATAATCAGAAAAGTATATCTTCACCTACAAATAAACCTCATAAAAAGTCAAATAAAggagaacaagaaaataaggaaagcaGTTCACCACACAGAACTAATAGTACAAATGAAACGGATGATGAAAATATGCATAATGCATCCGATGATTCTtct GAAATTACTGAAACACCTAAAAAATCTGTTGCAAATGAAAATACTGAAACTTCATTGAAACATAAGGAAGATAGTGATAATGAATCatctaaagaaaatatcaatttaaatgCTACAGTGTCATCTACCAAAGACACAGAGGTAGTAGATGGATTGGAACTTTCTGTAGAATGTGCAAGTGATAAGGAAGAATCTAGTTctgaaagtgaaaaagaggaCAATCATAAACCaagaacaaaaacaattaTTGTAAAAGCAAAGCCAAATGAATCTGAACTTGATGTTAGTTCATCTGAAGTAGAAGAatcgaacgaacaaaatttGAAGGACACTTtacatacaaagaaaaatcttaaacaaggaaaacaaaaaagtctTAAAACATCTTCTAATGCAAAGAAGGCTTCTGGTTCGGAAGATAGTTCAGACAATAATATTCAAGATGAAGAATATAAAccacaaaataagaaaaaaattaaaaagagttcaaataagaaaaataccaAATCCTTATCTGACTCTAAAAGAGGTCGTGGCGTAGGAAAAGTTAATTCAAAAAAAGGCcaagataaaaatttagttAATGACAGCGAAGatgaagataataatgatgatgataaaggTAATGACATTGAAAAGAATGATAACAAAGATATTGCTGATAGAGTAACCAAATCAGTTGATGACAATAAAGATGAACAAAAGCACAATTCATCGACTAATGAAACATCCAATAGTGAAAGTGaaagtaataatgatgatCCGGATCAAACGAAGGatggtaaaaagaagaaacgtagtTCTAAT AGACCTGAAGATGATAAGAGGATACaatcattaaaaaagtatataagagCAGCTGGTATAACTGTGAAATCATATCATGAACTATGGGGTGGATGCAAAACTAATGCTGCAAGAGTACGACGATTAAAATCATTGTTGGAAAAACATGGAGTTAATGGAAGACCAACTTTAGAGAAGtgtaaaaaagtgaaagaacataatgaaagattaaaagaagtaTCTGAATTGGATAAGAGCAATATTATATCAGAAG gacGCATCACACGTTCTCGTAGAGGTATGGATACTAATAAAAACTCTTTAGTCTCACCAGAAACTCCATCACGATATCGCGAAGCTCGCAACACGTACAAAAGAATTCAAACTGTTATTGATAGTGACTCTGAGTAA
- the LOC122629367 gene encoding uncharacterized protein LOC122629367 isoform X2: MNALPVEKLPISGSTGAILRKQLLQKQLPLHDIDHKACDELSEVEKKELENYVENLKKYVGQGKVMKMLGARPFDRSLMTPINATDMQRFNSQHKSQISVTIPQLRTPSSFTKNIPYLKVPFENRPDAKVNMETKDNERNVLDNKCSKPASFHKLVNSSVSTYDANSELPVICQHEFCEPLHCKHTEINPCSLPTTNHDKKLRHVEQNTVPHKSNVDLQVEPPNTEIFDKHPEMNLLEVADNILANALLPPSAINVHDIVSSTLDKKELMFIRDKLNSKYSMQDNSQVNHTRNFAHNKGVDKAAIMDSQKNLSPIGSMPKSNVIDMTKNDPHGIKPITAEKRVSKPVSEVVQSTCANNIAPTFIQDKTSSIHPRNKPSNTISYSPQTHNVISNADSFENKPMSSINAQDKYNIDHKEEPKKSESSTLPSDIDNTNCIKGKLSGIKNVQSAISYSENLQNQIFPFEPNCKINQSTENQPDIDSVNGAVKGLTIESSKPQNCEKCRKEINVGDVVVTVDKAKNILWHPGCFVCSACNELLVDLVYFYYKNQLYCGRDLAALLGIPRCFACDELIFVREYTVAEGHNYHVKHFCCWDCDIPLAGQQYISENDHPLCLPCYQNTYAKTCNACNAVIAADQQGVAIKNLNFHAIEMCFCCYMCKKNLLNSRMAVKEDKLFCSKDCISKFSN; encoded by the exons ATGAATGCTTTACCGGTAGAAAAATTACCAATTTCTGGATCCACTGGTGCAATATTAAGAAAACAGTTGCTACAAAAACAATTGCCGTTACATGATATTGATCATAAAGCGTGTGATGAACTTAGtgaagtagagaaaaaagaattggaaaattatgttgaaaatttgaaaaaatatgtaggACAGGGCAAAGTAATGAAG atgttAGGTGCACGTCCATTTGATCGATCATTAATGACACCAATTAATGCTACGGATATGCAACGTTTCAATTCGCAACATAAATCACAGATATCTGTAACCATACCACAACTTCGAACACCTAGCAgctttacaaaaaatattccatattTAAAAGTTCCTTTTGAAAATAGACCAGATGCAAAAGTTAACATGGAAACAAAGgataatgaaagaaacgttttag ATAATAAATGTTCAAAGCCAGCCTCGTTTCATAAATTAGTTAATTCTTCTGTATCTACTTATGATGCAAATTCAGAATTACCCGTAATTTGTCAGCATGAATTTTGTGAACCTCTTCATTGTAAACACACAGAAATTAATCCATGTTCTTTGCCAACAACAAATCATGATAAAAAACTTAGACATGTAGAACAGAATACTGTGCCTCATAAAAGCAATGTTGATCTTCAGGTAGAACCACCCAATACAGAGATATTTGATAAACATCCAGAAATGAATCTCCTCGAAGTTGCAGATAATATTTTAGCAAATGCATTACTTCCACCTAGTGCAATAAACGTACATGATATTGTTAGTAGCactttagataaaaaagaattaatgttTATACGGGATAAACTGAATAGCAAGTACAGTATGCAAGATAATTCACAAGTTAATCATACACGGAATTTCGCACATAATAAAGGAGTGGACAAAGCAGCCATTATGGACTCacaaaaaaatctttcacCAATTGGATCTATGCCTAAAAGTAACGTAATAGATATGACAAAAAATGATCCACATGGGATTAAACCCATAACAGCAGAAAAACGTGTATCTAAACCTGTATCGGAAGTGGTTCAATCTACTTGTGCCAATAATATTGCACCAACTTTTATTCAAGATAAAACAAGTTCTATACATCCAAGAAATAAACCATCTAATACTATTTCATACTCACCACAAACGCATAACGTTATAAGTAATGCAGATTCGTTTGAAAACAAACCAATGTCATCTATAAATGCACaggataaatataatattgatcaTAAAGAAGAACCTAAAAAATCTGAATCATCTACATTACCATCGGATATTGATAATACAAATTGCATAAAGGGTAAATTAAGTGGTATCAAAAATGTGCAATCGGCTATTTCTTATTCTGAGAATttacaaaatcaaatattcCCATTCGAGCCGAATTGCAAAATAAATCAGTCCACAGAAAACCAACCAGATATAGATTCTGTTAATGGAGCTGTGAAAGGTTTAACTATTGAATCTTCAAAACCACAAAATTGCGAGAAatgtcgaaaagaaattaatgttgGTGATGTAGTTGTAACTGTAGATAAAGCTAAGAATATATTATGGCATCCAGGATGCTTTGTTTGTTCTGCATGCAATGAATTACTTGTCGatcttgtatatttttattacaagaaTCAATTGTATTGTGGTAGAGATTTAGCAGCTCTATTAGGGATTCCAAGATGTTTCGCTTGTGACGAA TTAATTTTTGTACGAGAATATACTGTTGCTGAAGGCCATAATTATCATGTAAAACACTTTTGCTGCTGGGATTGTGACATTCCATTAGCTGGTCAACAGTATATATCTGAAAATGATCATCCTTTGTGCCTTCCTTGTTATCAGAATACATATGCAAAAACTTGCAATGCGTGTAATGCAGTGATTGCAGCTGATCAACAAGGTGTtgctataaaaaatttaaattttcatgcAATCGAAATgtgtttttgttgttatatgtgtaaaaagaatttactaAATAGTAGAATGGCAGTCAAAGAAGATAAACTATTTTGTAGTAAAGATTGCATTtccaaattttctaattaa
- the LOC122629367 gene encoding uncharacterized protein LOC122629367 isoform X1, producing the protein MEQTGDRPQWLLELENRKKKPHLAHEAGAGAPCMICNALCPGLDLHFWRKTCKICKCSRDDHDVVNDDFPQFDLLFGPSGKSKRKPMLLVISNKKQNNSETVFDWIPPDTTKELATDYMNALPVEKLPISGSTGAILRKQLLQKQLPLHDIDHKACDELSEVEKKELENYVENLKKYVGQGKVMKMLGARPFDRSLMTPINATDMQRFNSQHKSQISVTIPQLRTPSSFTKNIPYLKVPFENRPDAKVNMETKDNERNVLDNKCSKPASFHKLVNSSVSTYDANSELPVICQHEFCEPLHCKHTEINPCSLPTTNHDKKLRHVEQNTVPHKSNVDLQVEPPNTEIFDKHPEMNLLEVADNILANALLPPSAINVHDIVSSTLDKKELMFIRDKLNSKYSMQDNSQVNHTRNFAHNKGVDKAAIMDSQKNLSPIGSMPKSNVIDMTKNDPHGIKPITAEKRVSKPVSEVVQSTCANNIAPTFIQDKTSSIHPRNKPSNTISYSPQTHNVISNADSFENKPMSSINAQDKYNIDHKEEPKKSESSTLPSDIDNTNCIKGKLSGIKNVQSAISYSENLQNQIFPFEPNCKINQSTENQPDIDSVNGAVKGLTIESSKPQNCEKCRKEINVGDVVVTVDKAKNILWHPGCFVCSACNELLVDLVYFYYKNQLYCGRDLAALLGIPRCFACDELIFVREYTVAEGHNYHVKHFCCWDCDIPLAGQQYISENDHPLCLPCYQNTYAKTCNACNAVIAADQQGVAIKNLNFHAIEMCFCCYMCKKNLLNSRMAVKEDKLFCSKDCISKFSN; encoded by the exons ATGGAACAAACAGGTGATCGTCCTCAGTGGCTTTTGGAAttggaaaatcgaaaaaaaaag CCCCATTTAGCGCATGAAGCCGGAGCAGGAGCACCATGCATGATATGTAACGCTTTGTGTCCTGGTTTAGATTTACATTTTTGGCGAAAGACttgtaaaatttgtaaatgtaGCAGAGATGATCATGACGTTGTCAATGATGATTTCCCTCagttcgatttattatttggTCCATCtggaaaatcaaaaagaaaacctATGT taTTGGTTATAtccaataaaaaacaaaataacagTGAAACTGTATTTGACTGGATACCACCAGATACAACTAAGGAACTTGCTACAGATTATATGAATGCTTTACCGGTAGAAAAATTACCAATTTCTGGATCCACTGGTGCAATATTAAGAAAACAGTTGCTACAAAAACAATTGCCGTTACATGATATTGATCATAAAGCGTGTGATGAACTTAGtgaagtagagaaaaaagaattggaaaattatgttgaaaatttgaaaaaatatgtaggACAGGGCAAAGTAATGAAG atgttAGGTGCACGTCCATTTGATCGATCATTAATGACACCAATTAATGCTACGGATATGCAACGTTTCAATTCGCAACATAAATCACAGATATCTGTAACCATACCACAACTTCGAACACCTAGCAgctttacaaaaaatattccatattTAAAAGTTCCTTTTGAAAATAGACCAGATGCAAAAGTTAACATGGAAACAAAGgataatgaaagaaacgttttag ATAATAAATGTTCAAAGCCAGCCTCGTTTCATAAATTAGTTAATTCTTCTGTATCTACTTATGATGCAAATTCAGAATTACCCGTAATTTGTCAGCATGAATTTTGTGAACCTCTTCATTGTAAACACACAGAAATTAATCCATGTTCTTTGCCAACAACAAATCATGATAAAAAACTTAGACATGTAGAACAGAATACTGTGCCTCATAAAAGCAATGTTGATCTTCAGGTAGAACCACCCAATACAGAGATATTTGATAAACATCCAGAAATGAATCTCCTCGAAGTTGCAGATAATATTTTAGCAAATGCATTACTTCCACCTAGTGCAATAAACGTACATGATATTGTTAGTAGCactttagataaaaaagaattaatgttTATACGGGATAAACTGAATAGCAAGTACAGTATGCAAGATAATTCACAAGTTAATCATACACGGAATTTCGCACATAATAAAGGAGTGGACAAAGCAGCCATTATGGACTCacaaaaaaatctttcacCAATTGGATCTATGCCTAAAAGTAACGTAATAGATATGACAAAAAATGATCCACATGGGATTAAACCCATAACAGCAGAAAAACGTGTATCTAAACCTGTATCGGAAGTGGTTCAATCTACTTGTGCCAATAATATTGCACCAACTTTTATTCAAGATAAAACAAGTTCTATACATCCAAGAAATAAACCATCTAATACTATTTCATACTCACCACAAACGCATAACGTTATAAGTAATGCAGATTCGTTTGAAAACAAACCAATGTCATCTATAAATGCACaggataaatataatattgatcaTAAAGAAGAACCTAAAAAATCTGAATCATCTACATTACCATCGGATATTGATAATACAAATTGCATAAAGGGTAAATTAAGTGGTATCAAAAATGTGCAATCGGCTATTTCTTATTCTGAGAATttacaaaatcaaatattcCCATTCGAGCCGAATTGCAAAATAAATCAGTCCACAGAAAACCAACCAGATATAGATTCTGTTAATGGAGCTGTGAAAGGTTTAACTATTGAATCTTCAAAACCACAAAATTGCGAGAAatgtcgaaaagaaattaatgttgGTGATGTAGTTGTAACTGTAGATAAAGCTAAGAATATATTATGGCATCCAGGATGCTTTGTTTGTTCTGCATGCAATGAATTACTTGTCGatcttgtatatttttattacaagaaTCAATTGTATTGTGGTAGAGATTTAGCAGCTCTATTAGGGATTCCAAGATGTTTCGCTTGTGACGAA TTAATTTTTGTACGAGAATATACTGTTGCTGAAGGCCATAATTATCATGTAAAACACTTTTGCTGCTGGGATTGTGACATTCCATTAGCTGGTCAACAGTATATATCTGAAAATGATCATCCTTTGTGCCTTCCTTGTTATCAGAATACATATGCAAAAACTTGCAATGCGTGTAATGCAGTGATTGCAGCTGATCAACAAGGTGTtgctataaaaaatttaaattttcatgcAATCGAAATgtgtttttgttgttatatgtgtaaaaagaatttactaAATAGTAGAATGGCAGTCAAAGAAGATAAACTATTTTGTAGTAAAGATTGCATTtccaaattttctaattaa
- the LOC122629370 gene encoding uncharacterized protein LOC122629370: protein MQHYTIFLVVAICSCVALCIATEGDNQYDHHADTFKTLDTTDELNNGAEVHTRTKRTLFLKKKILGAGLLGFGVGVAKGYKLGYHSAPEVHRIYVSSPPAVKYVEYVEKPVYISRIIEKPAPVYKAAHLDYEPSWSQPDPSPHYGSW, encoded by the exons ATGCAACATTATACTATCTTCCTCGTCGTAGCTATATGCAGTTGTGTAGCATTATGCATAGCTACGGAAGGTGATAATCAATACGATCATCATGCAGATACATTTAAAACACTCGATACAACAGACGAATTGAATAATGGAGCTGAAGTACATACAAGAACAAAGAGGACacttttcttaaagaaaaagatattaggCGCTGGACTTTTAGGATTTGGTGTCGGTGTTGCTAAAGG cTACAAACTTGGATACCATAGTGCCCCTGAAGTTCatcgtatatatgtgtcaTCACCCCCAGCTGTTAAATATGTGGAATATGTTGAGAAACCTGTTTATATTTCAAGAATTATCGAAAAACCCGCGCCAGTTTACAAAGCAGCTCATTTAGATTACGAACCATCCTGGTCGCAACCTGACCCTTCACCTCATTACGG atcttggtaa
- the LOC122629368 gene encoding glycine-rich protein 5-like isoform X2 — translation MKFHYVLALITLLTVTYAADVTQNLLNSSLNPNNESKVREKRSLLLGKTALIGGGGALLAKKALLIGGAALGAKALIGAGLYKAKYLGSGYSGGHGGYAYGGGYGFGGGYGHGGGYGYGGGYGYGGGYGHGGGYGYGGGYGHGGGYGHGHSTYHGSYWR, via the exons ATGAAGTTCCATTACGTATTGGCATTAATTACACTTCTGACGGTGACTTATGCAGCCGACGTCactcaaaatttattaaattcatcaTTGAATCCCAACAATGAAAGTAaggtaagagagaagagaagtttACTTTTAGGAAAAACTGCCCTAATTGGAGGTGGTGGTGCTCTTCTTGCTAAAAAAGCCCTTCTTATTGGAGGTGCTGCCCTTGGAGCAAAAGCATTGATTGGTGCTGGCTTGTACAAAGCTAAATA tTTGGGAAGTGGTTACAGCGGTGGTCATGGGGGATATGCTTACGGAGGTGGCTATGGTTTTGGAGGGGGATATGGTCATGGAGGTGGATATGGTTATGGAGGTGGCTATGGTTATGGAGGTGGCTACGGTCATGGAGGTGGCTACGGTTATGGAGGTGGTTACGGTCATGGAG GTGGATATGGACATGGGCATTCGACTTATCACGGCTCTTATTggcgataa
- the LOC122629368 gene encoding keratin-associated protein 19-2-like isoform X1 encodes MKFHYVLALITLLTVTYAADVTQNLLNSSLNPNNESKVREKRSLLLGKTALIGGGGALLAKKALLIGGAALGAKALIGAGLYKAKYLGSGYSGGHGGYAYGGGYGFGGGYGHGGGYGYGGGYGYGGGYGHGGGYGYGGGYGHGGGYGYGGGYGHGGGYGHGHSTYHGSYWR; translated from the exons ATGAAGTTCCATTACGTATTGGCATTAATTACACTTCTGACGGTGACTTATGCAGCCGACGTCactcaaaatttattaaattcatcaTTGAATCCCAACAATGAAAGTAaggtaagagagaagagaagtttACTTTTAGGAAAAACTGCCCTAATTGGAGGTGGTGGTGCTCTTCTTGCTAAAAAAGCCCTTCTTATTGGAGGTGCTGCCCTTGGAGCAAAAGCATTGATTGGTGCTGGCTTGTACAAAGCTAAATA tTTGGGAAGTGGTTACAGCGGTGGTCATGGGGGATATGCTTACGGAGGTGGCTATGGTTTTGGAGGGGGATATGGTCATGGAGGTGGATATGGTTATGGAGGTGGCTATGGTTATGGAGGTGGCTACGGTCATGGAGGTGGCTACGGTTATGGAGGTGGTTACGGTCATGGAGGTGGCTACGGTTATGGAGGTGGTTACGGTCATGGAGGTGGATATGGACATGGGCATTCGACTTATCACGGCTCTTATTggcgataa